Proteins co-encoded in one Bacillota bacterium LX-D genomic window:
- a CDS encoding MetQ/NlpA family ABC transporter substrate-binding protein, with protein sequence MIKKILLLVTIAALLTGSLAACSSAGEPEETPAGASSKAESKAEVSTTAKPDVTVKVGAALVPHAEILNFIKPKLKEEGINLEVVVLDDEAQLNPALADKQIDANYFQHVPYLDSVSKEKGYKFAVAGKVHVEPIGFYSQKINSKEELKEGATIAIPNNPSNEYRALVLLQANGLIKLKDGIGNYSATPRYIVDNPKKLKFVEVEAAQLARTLPDVDGAVINTNFVLEAKIDPKSALFRENADSPYANVIVVRQGDENRPEIKKLVEYLHSQDVKKFIQDKYGVAVVPAF encoded by the coding sequence ATGATTAAAAAAATTCTATTATTAGTAACTATTGCTGCATTACTTACAGGTTCATTAGCTGCATGCAGCAGCGCAGGGGAACCCGAAGAAACCCCAGCGGGCGCTTCCAGTAAAGCAGAAAGCAAGGCAGAAGTATCTACAACTGCAAAACCTGATGTTACGGTAAAGGTTGGGGCGGCTTTGGTGCCCCATGCGGAAATACTTAACTTCATAAAACCCAAACTGAAGGAGGAAGGCATCAACCTTGAGGTTGTTGTGTTGGACGATGAAGCACAATTAAATCCTGCTCTTGCGGACAAACAGATAGATGCCAACTATTTTCAGCATGTGCCATACCTTGATTCAGTATCCAAAGAAAAAGGTTATAAATTTGCGGTAGCCGGCAAGGTCCATGTAGAACCCATCGGCTTCTATTCACAAAAGATCAATTCAAAGGAAGAGCTTAAGGAAGGCGCAACAATCGCAATTCCCAATAATCCATCCAATGAATACAGGGCTTTGGTGCTATTGCAGGCAAACGGCCTAATAAAACTTAAGGATGGAATCGGGAATTATTCGGCAACACCCAGGTATATAGTCGATAACCCGAAAAAACTCAAATTTGTTGAAGTAGAAGCAGCACAGCTTGCAAGAACACTTCCTGATGTGGATGGCGCTGTAATTAACACGAATTTTGTGCTGGAGGCAAAAATCGATCCCAAGTCCGCTTTATTCCGTGAGAATGCAGATTCACCTTATGCGAATGTAATCGTTGTAAGGCAGGGAGATGAAAACCGTCCCGAAATTAAAAAGCTGGTAGAATACTTGCATTCACAGGATGTCAAAAAGTTTATCCAGGATAAATATGGGGTGGCCGTAGTTCCTGCATTTTGA
- a CDS encoding radical SAM protein has translation MEGCLQTKINTKFDHLVKKHPCFSSKAHFKYGRIHLPVSPTCNIQCKFCKRSFNKCEKRPGVAASILTPEKALEAVDRALELCPEITVVGIAGPGDTLATPHALDTFELIHQKYPQLIKCLSTNGLMLKEYAERIIKAGVKTVTVTVNAVQADVLQNICSYIVYSGHHMTGKEAALWLLLAQLAGMKRISELGATVKINTVLIPGINDSHIGEIARVTAGAGASLINIIPLIPQNEMARFRPPDCTELNAAREAAEKYLPVFRHCQQCRADACGIPGKGIDFGDILYGHRVETFSHG, from the coding sequence ATGGAAGGTTGCCTTCAAACCAAAATAAACACTAAATTTGACCATCTGGTGAAAAAGCATCCCTGCTTCAGCAGTAAAGCGCATTTTAAATACGGACGTATTCATTTACCGGTCAGTCCTACTTGCAACATACAGTGCAAATTTTGCAAAAGAAGCTTTAACAAATGTGAAAAAAGACCGGGGGTGGCAGCTTCCATATTAACGCCCGAAAAAGCTTTAGAGGCGGTAGACCGTGCGTTGGAGCTTTGCCCGGAAATTACCGTAGTGGGAATTGCAGGACCCGGGGATACGCTTGCAACTCCTCATGCACTGGATACCTTTGAGCTTATACATCAAAAATACCCGCAGCTTATAAAATGTCTAAGCACCAATGGGCTTATGCTGAAAGAATACGCCGAGAGAATCATAAAGGCCGGTGTGAAAACTGTGACCGTCACTGTTAATGCCGTGCAGGCGGATGTTTTACAGAATATTTGCTCATATATTGTTTATAGCGGACATCATATGACCGGCAAGGAAGCTGCATTATGGCTGCTGCTTGCGCAATTGGCAGGCATGAAAAGGATCAGTGAATTGGGCGCAACCGTGAAAATCAACACAGTCCTTATCCCCGGTATCAATGACAGCCATATAGGTGAGATTGCAAGAGTAACAGCTGGAGCAGGTGCCTCTTTGATCAATATCATTCCTTTGATCCCGCAAAATGAAATGGCACGTTTCCGTCCACCTGATTGCACTGAACTGAATGCTGCCAGAGAGGCTGCCGAAAAATACCTGCCGGTCTTCAGACATTGTCAGCAGTGCCGAGCAGACGCATGTGGCATACCCGGGAAAGGAATTGATTTTGGAGATATTCTTTATGGACACAGGGTAGAGACATTCTCTCACGGATAA
- a CDS encoding DUF2292 domain-containing protein, protein MNDPKKKSDIVVKTKLKNTLLEALYTIQNGSITVIKQDNTIIQINLNETIFLGDQSIKENVAKGA, encoded by the coding sequence ATGAATGATCCAAAAAAGAAAAGTGATATCGTAGTTAAAACGAAATTGAAAAATACCCTTTTGGAGGCGCTGTATACTATCCAAAATGGATCCATTACAGTCATAAAGCAGGATAACACAATTATTCAAATTAATCTAAATGAAACAATATTTCTCGGCGACCAGAGCATAAAGGAAAACGTTGCAAAGGGGGCTTAA
- the nifH gene encoding nitrogenase iron protein — translation MAKKIKQIAIYGKGGIGKSTTTSNISAALSTEGYKVMQFGCDPKSDSTNTLRGGKYIPTVLDTLREKSVVKAHEVIYEGFNGIYCVEAGGPAPGVGCAGRGIITAVQLFKQQKVFEELDLDFVIYDVLGDVVCGGFAVPIREGIAEHVFTVSSADFMAIYAANNLFKGIQKYSNAGGALLGGVIANSINAPYAREIIDDFVKQTNTQVIEYVPRSVTVTQSELQGKTTIEAAPDSKQAGIYRSLAKKIAEHRESKVPTPLEIGALREWASKWADHLLALETGEVRVEAVGNI, via the coding sequence ATGGCAAAGAAAATCAAGCAAATCGCAATTTACGGAAAAGGTGGCATCGGCAAATCCACCACTACTTCAAACATCAGCGCAGCTTTATCTACAGAAGGATACAAGGTTATGCAGTTTGGCTGCGATCCAAAGAGTGATTCTACGAATACTTTAAGGGGTGGCAAATATATACCGACGGTTCTTGATACCCTGAGGGAAAAAAGTGTTGTAAAGGCTCACGAGGTTATATATGAAGGATTTAACGGCATATATTGCGTCGAAGCAGGCGGGCCTGCGCCTGGGGTGGGTTGTGCAGGTCGTGGAATTATTACCGCTGTGCAGCTGTTTAAACAGCAGAAAGTGTTTGAGGAGCTTGACCTTGATTTTGTTATATACGATGTCCTTGGCGATGTAGTGTGCGGAGGCTTTGCGGTTCCAATACGTGAAGGAATTGCAGAACATGTTTTTACAGTGTCCTCAGCAGATTTTATGGCTATTTATGCAGCAAACAACCTTTTCAAAGGAATACAGAAATATTCCAATGCAGGAGGTGCCCTACTTGGAGGGGTAATTGCAAATTCCATTAATGCACCCTATGCGAGGGAAATCATTGATGACTTTGTCAAACAGACAAACACACAAGTAATAGAATATGTGCCGAGATCGGTTACGGTAACCCAAAGTGAGCTTCAGGGAAAAACGACAATAGAAGCGGCTCCTGACTCCAAGCAGGCGGGCATTTATAGAAGTCTTGCAAAAAAGATTGCAGAGCATAGGGAATCAAAGGTGCCGACGCCGCTTGAAATAGGAGCCCTTCGGGAATGGGCATCAAAATGGGCGGATCACTTATTGGCGCTTGAAACGGGTGAGGTAAGGGTAGAGGCGGTTGGAAATATCTAA
- a CDS encoding nitrogenase component 1 — MSDFIERPRYSCALGGAMSTINALPDTIPILHAAPGCAGNIAWTQNGGCGLQVGGYCGGLSVPSSNVQEREVVFGGSERLREQIKNTLEVMDGKLYGVITGCVTEVIGDDVKSVVSEFKEKGINIFTAETGGFKGNSYYGYDLVMQALAREYVRPGVEKIKGKVNVLGIVPFMDVFWRGNLEGIRSLLEKLGLRVNTFFTYRDSLEGIRQCADAELNIVVSDVYGVEAAGVFAEVHGTPFITVPLPIGPAASDEFLRQTARALSLDLNRVEKIIEDENKKYFSYLEPLTECYNDLDLQRYAVVIGDVNYATAVTKFLSDDLGWLPELVVITDQLRDDQKNKLLKASANLESGLKPKVVFETDTSEIIRHLNGLYPKTATNKYVKNFSPGFVVGSSLDRELAQSIGAPHLTVSFPVANRAVIDRGYTGYRGGLRLIEDLLSAIVAGR, encoded by the coding sequence ATGAGTGATTTTATTGAAAGGCCCAGGTATTCTTGCGCTCTGGGAGGTGCAATGTCAACAATCAATGCTCTTCCCGATACCATTCCAATATTACATGCCGCACCGGGTTGTGCCGGGAATATAGCCTGGACACAAAACGGGGGATGCGGGCTGCAGGTCGGCGGCTATTGCGGCGGTTTAAGCGTACCCAGTTCCAATGTACAGGAAAGGGAAGTTGTGTTTGGAGGGAGTGAAAGGCTGAGGGAACAAATAAAAAACACCCTGGAAGTCATGGACGGGAAGTTGTATGGCGTTATCACCGGGTGTGTTACCGAAGTCATCGGCGATGATGTAAAATCGGTGGTAAGCGAGTTCAAGGAAAAGGGGATAAATATATTTACTGCAGAAACAGGGGGTTTCAAGGGCAACTCCTATTACGGCTATGATCTGGTTATGCAGGCACTAGCCAGGGAGTATGTCCGGCCCGGCGTTGAAAAGATAAAGGGGAAAGTCAATGTTTTGGGAATCGTCCCGTTTATGGATGTGTTCTGGAGGGGAAACCTTGAAGGCATCAGGTCGCTCCTCGAAAAGCTGGGACTCCGGGTAAATACTTTTTTCACTTACCGGGATAGCCTGGAGGGTATCAGGCAATGTGCGGATGCAGAGCTGAACATCGTGGTTTCAGATGTATATGGGGTGGAAGCGGCCGGGGTTTTTGCAGAAGTCCATGGAACACCTTTTATCACTGTCCCCCTGCCTATTGGCCCCGCAGCTTCGGATGAATTTTTAAGACAGACGGCAAGGGCATTGTCCTTAGACTTGAATCGGGTGGAAAAAATCATTGAGGATGAGAATAAAAAATATTTCAGCTACCTGGAGCCTCTTACCGAGTGCTACAATGACCTTGACTTGCAGCGCTATGCGGTTGTAATCGGTGATGTTAATTATGCTACCGCTGTAACAAAATTTTTATCCGACGATCTGGGGTGGCTGCCGGAACTGGTCGTGATTACAGACCAATTAAGAGACGACCAGAAAAATAAACTGTTAAAAGCAAGTGCAAACTTGGAATCAGGACTGAAACCTAAGGTTGTGTTTGAAACTGACACAAGCGAAATTATTAGACATCTGAACGGGCTTTACCCTAAAACTGCAACAAACAAGTATGTAAAAAATTTCAGTCCGGGGTTTGTTGTAGGGAGTTCATTAGATCGGGAGCTTGCCCAGTCAATAGGGGCTCCACATCTTACCGTCAGCTTTCCCGTAGCTAACAGAGCTGTAATTGACCGTGGATATACAGGTTATCGCGGTGGTTTAAGATTGATAGAAGATTTACTAAGTGCTATAGTTGCAGGAAGATGA
- a CDS encoding YezD family protein encodes MTLSEGIDKKKMQVSEEDLRKPLQYLESIQYGSVTLFIQEGRIVQIEKSEKIRLK; translated from the coding sequence GTGACACTTTCCGAAGGCATTGATAAAAAAAAGATGCAAGTCTCCGAAGAGGATTTAAGAAAGCCGCTTCAATATCTTGAAAGCATTCAATACGGTTCTGTAACGCTTTTTATCCAGGAAGGCAGGATCGTGCAGATAGAAAAAAGCGAAAAAATCAGACTGAAATAG
- a CDS encoding nitrogenase component 1 has product MAIDLRSAEVPIREASLGAITGYAGTAADLQEAVEKGNLAEKDRAFSQCVTCSSVTAICQLAMIQDAAVVNHAPLGCAGDFTNFNFINRSGQLKRGMRVENAHLISSNLREEDTIYGGALKLAQAVKEAKQRFNPKAVFITTSCASGIIGDDIQGVVDAIESDIQVPAVFSLLQEQFTVTVLFAF; this is encoded by the coding sequence ATGGCAATAGATTTAAGAAGTGCTGAAGTACCTATCAGAGAGGCGAGCTTGGGAGCGATCACCGGATATGCAGGAACAGCGGCGGATTTGCAGGAAGCGGTGGAAAAAGGGAATCTGGCTGAGAAGGACAGAGCCTTTTCACAGTGTGTAACCTGCAGTTCAGTTACAGCAATTTGCCAGCTTGCCATGATACAGGATGCGGCTGTTGTAAACCATGCACCGCTGGGTTGTGCCGGGGATTTCACTAATTTCAACTTTATAAACAGAAGCGGGCAGTTAAAAAGGGGTATGCGTGTGGAAAATGCCCATTTAATCAGCTCAAATTTACGGGAAGAGGATACCATTTACGGTGGCGCGTTAAAGCTGGCGCAAGCTGTAAAAGAGGCCAAGCAACGTTTTAATCCAAAAGCGGTTTTTATAACTACTTCCTGTGCATCAGGGATTATCGGTGACGACATTCAAGGCGTTGTAGATGCTATTGAGAGTGATATTCAGGTACCTGCAGTGTTTTCGTTGCTGCAGGAGCAATTCACGGTCACAGTATTATTTGCATTTTAA
- a CDS encoding ATP-binding cassette domain-containing protein: protein MITINNLSKTYLTHHAGIKALDNVSLRIEKGDIFGIIGFSGAGKSTLIRCLNRLEEPDSGTVFIGGMEITAMNKKQLRLARRKIGMIFQHFNLFDSMTVFQNISFPLEVAGYPRRLIKNRVEEILELVQLTDKIKDYPSQLSGGQKQRVGIARALANEPDVLLSDEATSALDPQTTYSILELLKDINEKLNLTIVLITHELDVLKHICNNMAVLEYGRIVEKGPVEKFFLNPESDTAKRFVKIIQSFQYGRQFMEGGGI from the coding sequence ATGATAACTATAAATAACCTTAGTAAAACCTATTTGACACATCACGCGGGTATCAAGGCACTGGACAATGTAAGTCTCAGAATCGAAAAAGGAGATATTTTTGGAATTATCGGCTTCAGTGGAGCCGGAAAATCTACGCTGATCCGATGCCTTAACCGTCTTGAGGAACCTGATTCCGGTACGGTATTCATAGGAGGCATGGAAATCACGGCAATGAATAAAAAGCAGTTGAGGCTGGCGAGAAGAAAGATAGGCATGATATTCCAGCACTTTAATCTTTTTGACTCGATGACGGTATTCCAGAATATCTCCTTTCCCCTTGAGGTTGCAGGATATCCCAGACGGCTTATTAAAAACAGGGTTGAAGAAATTCTCGAGCTGGTTCAATTGACCGATAAAATAAAAGATTATCCGTCACAATTAAGCGGCGGACAAAAGCAAAGAGTAGGTATCGCACGTGCACTGGCTAATGAACCGGATGTGCTGCTCAGTGACGAAGCAACGTCAGCTCTTGACCCTCAGACAACCTACTCGATATTGGAACTGCTTAAGGATATTAATGAAAAGCTAAATTTGACAATCGTGCTTATAACCCATGAGCTGGATGTTTTGAAGCATATCTGCAACAATATGGCCGTACTTGAATATGGAAGGATTGTTGAGAAAGGACCGGTTGAAAAGTTTTTTTTAAACCCTGAGAGCGATACCGCAAAAAGGTTTGTAAAGATAATTCAAAGTTTCCAATACGGACGACAATTTATGGAAGGAGGGGGAATATGA
- a CDS encoding cation transporter, which produces MIEKASVKVGGMSCALCSITIEKGLAKLDGIIKASVSFAAEKVLLEYDKE; this is translated from the coding sequence GTGATTGAGAAGGCTTCCGTAAAGGTTGGCGGAATGAGCTGCGCCTTGTGTTCAATAACAATTGAAAAAGGTCTGGCCAAACTTGACGGTATCATTAAAGCAAGCGTCAGTTTTGCTGCGGAAAAAGTTTTGCTGGAATATGACAAGGAATAA
- a CDS encoding uroporphyrinogen decarboxylase family protein, giving the protein MNSKEIVLKALNLQKTPRLPVSLLSGGAWTFNRKGFTLEKALALGAEQAAEIIAETNELVKSDIVWPGSGYHNLAIRAIGGKIKFRAKGTPDIQEVLLTEAGDVDTIKLEGLQEDAEINVLVETARVLSKTIGEWTLVGASQWGPFTLAGHVYGVERLMRNIYKDRQAVHAVLEFTSELCFRYLELFVDAGAEIISIADPTASGDMISRGQFQEFALPYLKRVVERVEAKGVAVSIHICGNISDRLDLIPSTGAKNISLDYKVDLEKAREQVGDKMAFSGNMDPVAVMQDASPAGVRAACIECLRKAGPNSSYILMPGCDIPPAVPLENICAMVETAWNFNSERLPDTD; this is encoded by the coding sequence ATGAACTCAAAGGAAATTGTTTTAAAGGCATTAAATTTGCAAAAAACTCCAAGACTTCCTGTTTCGCTTCTTTCGGGAGGAGCCTGGACTTTCAACAGAAAGGGCTTCACCCTGGAAAAAGCTCTGGCCCTAGGCGCTGAACAGGCAGCGGAAATAATTGCGGAAACAAACGAGCTGGTAAAGTCGGATATTGTATGGCCGGGCTCCGGCTACCACAATCTGGCCATTCGTGCCATCGGCGGTAAAATAAAGTTCCGGGCCAAGGGTACACCGGATATCCAGGAAGTTCTCCTCACTGAGGCTGGTGACGTAGATACCATTAAGCTTGAAGGCTTGCAAGAAGATGCTGAGATCAATGTGCTTGTTGAAACGGCACGGGTCCTGAGCAAAACCATAGGTGAATGGACCCTGGTGGGCGCCAGCCAATGGGGCCCCTTTACACTTGCCGGCCACGTCTATGGCGTGGAAAGACTGATGAGGAACATTTACAAAGACAGGCAGGCGGTACATGCGGTACTGGAGTTTACGTCCGAACTTTGCTTCAGATACCTAGAGCTTTTTGTTGATGCAGGGGCTGAAATAATTTCCATTGCGGACCCTACAGCTTCCGGGGATATGATTTCAAGAGGACAATTCCAGGAATTTGCTCTTCCATACTTGAAGAGAGTAGTAGAAAGGGTTGAAGCAAAAGGGGTGGCTGTAAGCATACACATTTGTGGCAATATCTCTGACCGGCTTGACCTTATTCCCTCGACCGGTGCTAAAAATATATCGCTGGACTACAAGGTTGATTTGGAAAAGGCGCGGGAACAGGTAGGGGATAAAATGGCTTTCTCGGGTAACATGGATCCTGTAGCTGTCATGCAAGATGCATCGCCGGCAGGGGTCAGAGCGGCTTGCATTGAATGCCTACGGAAGGCGGGACCTAACAGTAGTTATATCCTGATGCCCGGCTGCGATATCCCGCCGGCAGTACCGCTGGAAAATATATGCGCAATGGTGGAAACGGCATGGAATTTCAATAGTGAGCGGTTGCCGGACACCGACTGA
- a CDS encoding methionine ABC transporter permease encodes MNDDLFDLLLGGLGETIYMVVLSTVAALILGLPLGIILVATEKGHILEAPRFNKVLGTFINIFRSFPFIILIVVLLPLSRFIVGTTLGATAAVVPLSIGSAPFLARIIENSLKEVSTGKIEAAQAMGANPFLIITKVLLPEALPSLVRGVTLAVITITGFTAVAGAIGAGGLGSLAIRFGYMRFRDDIMIATVAVLVLFVQGVQWGGDFVARSINRKRYKFD; translated from the coding sequence ATGAACGATGATTTATTTGATTTGCTTTTAGGAGGACTTGGCGAAACCATTTATATGGTTGTTTTATCGACCGTTGCCGCATTGATTTTAGGTTTGCCTTTAGGCATTATACTGGTTGCAACCGAAAAGGGCCATATTCTTGAAGCTCCAAGGTTTAATAAAGTACTCGGCACATTCATAAACATTTTCCGTTCCTTTCCTTTCATAATACTGATTGTTGTACTTTTGCCGTTATCACGTTTTATTGTTGGCACAACACTTGGAGCCACGGCTGCTGTAGTTCCGCTCTCAATCGGTTCGGCGCCTTTTCTTGCACGGATAATTGAAAATAGTCTAAAGGAGGTTAGCACAGGTAAAATTGAGGCTGCGCAGGCGATGGGAGCAAATCCGTTTTTAATCATCACTAAGGTGCTTTTACCCGAAGCGTTGCCGTCCCTTGTGCGCGGTGTAACTCTTGCAGTAATAACGATTACCGGTTTTACCGCAGTTGCCGGGGCAATAGGTGCAGGGGGATTGGGCAGCCTTGCCATACGGTTTGGCTATATGAGGTTCCGAGATGACATAATGATTGCCACTGTAGCCGTTCTGGTCTTATTTGTGCAAGGAGTCCAGTGGGGGGGTGATTTTGTGGCACGAAGTATAAACAGAAAGCGGTACAAGTTCGATTGA
- a CDS encoding nitrogenase component 1 codes for MSYLDNKEPPKREDRLKACITFGGTLCGLANKTRGCCLHDGERGFTQGSICLLLPGLAMINSLPDNVVLLHGAIGCGSCAHSQNANVRSGGNVRWGRVKDALWLSTALSESDVISGGETKLEKAIIEADKRYRPATITVVAGCVPGIIGDDIDGVVDRIQHRVAARIIPVHCEGFKTKIWATAYDAVYHGIGRKLLEEPEHSKPLFPDELEELKENYRRSRTVNLLNVSSMGRADELELSRLLGALGLETNIFPVFAKPEEMYRVTQAALSISTCPTHDDYFLKFLEEKFGIPYILKHMPIGIENTNLWIRDVAAFFGMEKQAEKLIQEEVKELRAALAEFLPAFKGKKVFVGAGEFRALATAGLLHELGFELVGIRSYHHDEFANSEYEKLINSTGKDFPINIANVQPFEEANLLKQLKPDVFLGHWNGNGTAAKLGIATHVIYNTGLSYIGYRGVYELARRLYRQLSNPVFNRKLSKYVRLPYNAQWYEADPYKYIKAAGGEGHE; via the coding sequence ATGAGTTATCTGGATAATAAAGAACCGCCGAAAAGAGAAGACAGGTTAAAAGCCTGCATTACTTTTGGCGGCACATTATGCGGTCTGGCAAATAAAACAAGGGGCTGCTGCCTGCATGACGGGGAGCGCGGGTTTACCCAGGGCTCCATCTGCCTTCTGTTGCCCGGGCTGGCCATGATCAACAGCCTGCCTGATAATGTTGTGCTCCTGCACGGGGCCATTGGCTGCGGGTCTTGCGCCCACTCCCAGAATGCAAATGTAAGGTCGGGCGGGAATGTACGGTGGGGGAGAGTTAAAGATGCTCTCTGGCTTTCTACGGCCCTGAGCGAGTCGGATGTGATAAGTGGCGGCGAAACGAAGCTTGAAAAGGCAATTATTGAAGCAGACAAAAGATACAGGCCGGCGACAATAACCGTTGTAGCCGGCTGTGTACCCGGAATTATCGGTGATGACATTGACGGAGTTGTAGACCGTATTCAACACCGGGTTGCTGCAAGGATTATACCCGTTCACTGCGAGGGCTTTAAGACGAAAATCTGGGCCACTGCCTATGATGCAGTGTATCACGGTATAGGCCGTAAGCTTCTGGAGGAACCGGAACACAGCAAACCTTTATTTCCGGACGAACTGGAGGAATTAAAAGAAAATTACAGGAGGAGCAGGACGGTAAACCTATTGAATGTTTCCTCCATGGGCAGAGCGGATGAGCTTGAACTTTCAAGGCTCCTTGGAGCACTTGGGCTTGAAACCAATATATTTCCCGTGTTTGCAAAACCGGAGGAAATGTACAGGGTAACGCAGGCTGCGCTGTCAATCAGCACCTGCCCTACCCATGACGATTATTTCCTGAAGTTTCTCGAAGAAAAGTTCGGGATTCCTTATATACTGAAGCACATGCCCATAGGTATTGAGAATACCAACTTGTGGATCAGGGATGTTGCTGCATTCTTCGGTATGGAAAAACAAGCCGAAAAACTTATACAAGAAGAGGTTAAAGAGCTCAGAGCCGCTCTCGCGGAATTTTTGCCTGCTTTTAAAGGCAAGAAGGTATTCGTCGGTGCAGGTGAATTCAGGGCTTTGGCAACGGCAGGGCTTTTGCATGAGCTTGGTTTTGAGCTGGTGGGCATACGCTCATACCACCATGATGAATTTGCTAACAGTGAATATGAAAAACTGATCAATAGTACCGGGAAGGATTTTCCAATCAATATAGCCAATGTGCAGCCCTTTGAAGAGGCGAACCTTCTCAAGCAGCTTAAGCCTGATGTTTTTCTGGGACACTGGAATGGAAACGGCACCGCCGCCAAGCTTGGAATAGCAACCCATGTAATCTATAACACCGGCCTTAGCTATATCGGTTACAGAGGGGTATACGAACTGGCAAGAAGGCTTTACAGGCAGCTTTCCAATCCGGTATTTAACCGCAAGCTGAGCAAATATGTCAGGCTTCCCTATAACGCCCAATGGTATGAAGCAGACCCGTATAAGTATATCAAGGCGGCTGGAGGTGAAGGGCATGAGTGA
- a CDS encoding ABC transporter substrate-binding protein, whose protein sequence is MAKKNTSAENQSTGASSNQSTENTTTQKELKKIRVGYFGNTCEAPIYAAYEKGFFKEEGLDVELIKGDANTLKDGLATNKIDVTDGLLNQWMKPIEQGLNVKFTAGLHTGCIQVLVPASSTIKSFKEFKGKTIGVPTLGGGPMILVSRLLAKEGIDLKNDVKWKVFPNAELPLALENGEVDIIAVADPFAQIQVNDGKAKSIYNSATDSPFKDEYCCLVVVNGNLIEKDPDTAAAVTRAIMKGARWVNSNQQEIAKIEVEKKYVPGDAEVNAQVLATYNYEPSVEGGQKAVINGSKEMREIGVLDKSTDTDALARSAFIKLKGVQ, encoded by the coding sequence GTGGCAAAAAAAAACACATCTGCTGAAAATCAATCAACTGGAGCTTCCTCAAACCAAAGCACAGAAAATACAACAACTCAAAAAGAACTTAAGAAGATAAGGGTTGGCTATTTTGGCAACACCTGCGAAGCCCCTATATATGCAGCCTATGAAAAGGGCTTTTTCAAGGAAGAAGGGCTGGATGTAGAATTGATCAAAGGTGATGCAAATACTTTAAAAGACGGGCTTGCAACTAATAAAATTGATGTAACCGACGGGCTTCTCAACCAGTGGATGAAACCTATTGAACAAGGTCTGAACGTTAAGTTTACTGCAGGTCTTCATACAGGATGCATACAGGTACTTGTCCCTGCTAGTTCAACCATTAAATCCTTTAAGGAATTCAAAGGAAAGACCATAGGAGTCCCTACGCTTGGAGGTGGTCCGATGATATTGGTTTCAAGGCTTCTTGCCAAAGAAGGGATTGATTTGAAAAATGACGTTAAATGGAAGGTGTTCCCTAATGCTGAGCTTCCGCTTGCTCTTGAAAATGGCGAAGTAGATATTATTGCGGTTGCCGACCCATTTGCACAGATTCAGGTGAATGATGGAAAGGCAAAAAGCATATACAATTCCGCAACCGATTCCCCTTTCAAGGATGAATATTGCTGCCTAGTTGTTGTAAACGGAAATTTAATCGAAAAAGATCCTGATACAGCTGCTGCAGTTACAAGGGCAATCATGAAAGGTGCAAGATGGGTAAATTCAAATCAGCAGGAGATAGCTAAGATTGAAGTTGAGAAAAAGTATGTGCCGGGCGATGCAGAAGTTAATGCACAGGTTCTAGCAACCTATAATTACGAACCCTCGGTAGAAGGTGGACAAAAGGCAGTAATTAACGGATCAAAAGAAATGAGGGAAATAGGTGTGCTGGATAAGAGCACGGACACAGATGCTCTTGCAAGGAGTGCTTTTATCAAGCTGAAGGGTGTTCAATAA
- a CDS encoding NifB/NifX family molybdenum-iron cluster-binding protein yields MPYRVAIASSDGKVINQHFGRSRQFLIFEIAENGAWSFVELRENTPPCGMGEHHEDEMRWTAALLSDCSTVLASQVGPGAEQAMKEKGITAYFNLRFYR; encoded by the coding sequence ATGCCTTACAGAGTAGCGATAGCCAGTAGTGACGGCAAGGTAATTAACCAGCATTTCGGCAGGAGCAGGCAATTCCTTATATTTGAAATTGCTGAAAACGGAGCATGGAGTTTTGTTGAACTCAGAGAAAATACACCTCCGTGTGGAATGGGTGAACATCATGAGGATGAAATGAGGTGGACGGCAGCATTGCTGTCCGATTGCAGCACGGTGCTTGCAAGCCAGGTAGGCCCAGGGGCAGAGCAGGCCATGAAGGAAAAGGGAATCACTGCTTATTTCAATTTAAGATTTTATAGATAG